In the genome of uncultured Pseudodesulfovibrio sp., one region contains:
- a CDS encoding acetyl-CoA carboxylase carboxyl transferase subunit alpha/beta — translation MDRERRIQGLRDRLTYICDIFANREDESIRLLAAKFGELLERNQATPGGVKREELARIEDLFDFSERKLDTTLTPMDRVRIVRHPQRVCLKDILENVYDNYTEIGGRGEYNIDPSMLIARAVFSRRVGDKVINQMVMVIGQEKGHGEAFRNGGSVKPWGNAKALHYMKVAETENIPVHTFVFTPGAYPVEDWPGAAQQIARNLYELAALRVPVVSVFSEGGSGGAEAVGLADRRIMLSHGYYSVISPEGAAAIEAGLRSGDRATPELIEKCARQLCITAEDNLQNGYVDRVLKEPPLGARPSHYDFFRDLRRELIQATNEVVSSVKSMKLYRAMAVRTTKTDDAESIYMRWTLSPSALDRMVDQRQRKFRAMSRHARLDGTGVITRAVAATKGTIWATHSFLRYDLLGRQKKRLNAMFEDLGAEAHLVRHKVLMPLKKTLDKVLPGNGHSQPKVGDAVVDKLTRLSSPEDGACLVGSEWAWTSPRSQEDRTISCPNVRTHHCPDLWVPDLFGDFAGVCPSCGHHFPMEYRWYLQNVFDYSESKEFNQQLESTNPLGYEKFDTKLDKAKERTGLKSACITFETSIEEVDTVVAVLCAPFRGGSVGAAEGEKFIRAAERATRKRQPFIAYVHGTAGIRIQEGVNGVIQMPRCTIAVRRYIDAGGLYLVLYDTNSYAGPVASFLGCSPYQFAVQSSNIGFAGPGVISETTGLTVPPNYHKAYHALSRGHIHGIWDRREVKKNLHQSLLTMGGRNLYYR, via the coding sequence ATGGACAGGGAAAGAAGAATTCAGGGGCTCAGAGACCGCCTGACCTATATTTGCGACATCTTCGCCAACCGCGAGGACGAATCCATCCGGCTGTTGGCCGCCAAGTTCGGTGAACTGCTGGAACGCAATCAGGCCACGCCGGGCGGGGTCAAACGGGAAGAGCTGGCGCGGATCGAGGACCTGTTCGATTTTTCCGAGCGAAAACTGGACACCACCCTGACGCCCATGGACCGGGTGCGTATTGTCCGCCACCCCCAGCGCGTCTGCCTCAAGGACATCCTGGAAAACGTCTACGACAACTATACCGAGATAGGCGGGCGGGGCGAGTACAACATCGACCCGAGCATGCTCATCGCCAGGGCCGTGTTTTCCCGCAGGGTGGGGGACAAGGTCATCAACCAGATGGTCATGGTCATCGGCCAGGAAAAGGGGCACGGCGAGGCGTTCAGGAACGGCGGTTCGGTCAAGCCGTGGGGCAATGCCAAGGCGTTGCACTACATGAAGGTCGCCGAAACCGAGAATATTCCGGTGCACACCTTCGTGTTCACGCCCGGCGCGTATCCGGTGGAGGATTGGCCGGGCGCGGCCCAGCAGATCGCCCGTAATCTTTATGAACTGGCCGCCTTGCGCGTGCCCGTGGTGTCCGTCTTTTCCGAGGGCGGTTCGGGCGGCGCCGAGGCCGTCGGTCTGGCAGACCGCCGGATCATGCTTTCCCACGGCTACTACTCGGTCATCTCGCCCGAAGGCGCTGCTGCCATTGAAGCAGGGCTCCGCAGCGGGGACAGGGCCACGCCGGAGCTGATCGAGAAATGCGCGCGCCAGCTGTGCATCACTGCGGAAGATAATCTGCAAAATGGCTATGTGGACCGCGTTCTCAAGGAACCGCCTCTGGGGGCGCGGCCGTCCCACTATGACTTTTTCCGTGATCTCCGGCGTGAGTTGATCCAGGCCACCAACGAGGTGGTCAGCTCGGTCAAGTCCATGAAACTGTACCGGGCCATGGCCGTTCGGACGACCAAGACCGACGACGCCGAGTCCATCTACATGCGCTGGACCCTGTCCCCGTCCGCGTTGGATCGGATGGTGGATCAGCGGCAGCGCAAGTTCAGGGCCATGAGCCGTCATGCCCGTCTGGACGGCACCGGGGTGATCACCCGAGCCGTGGCCGCCACCAAGGGGACCATCTGGGCGACCCATTCCTTTTTGCGTTACGACCTGCTCGGTCGTCAGAAGAAGCGGCTCAACGCCATGTTCGAGGACCTTGGGGCCGAGGCGCATCTTGTCCGGCACAAGGTGCTCATGCCCCTGAAGAAGACTTTGGACAAGGTCCTGCCCGGCAACGGCCATTCCCAGCCCAAGGTGGGGGATGCCGTGGTGGACAAGTTGACCCGGCTTTCCAGCCCGGAAGACGGAGCCTGCCTGGTGGGCAGCGAGTGGGCCTGGACCAGTCCGCGCAGCCAGGAGGACCGGACGATCTCCTGCCCCAACGTGCGGACTCACCATTGCCCGGACCTGTGGGTGCCGGATCTGTTCGGCGATTTCGCGGGTGTCTGTCCTTCCTGCGGCCATCATTTCCCCATGGAGTATCGCTGGTATCTGCAAAACGTCTTCGACTACAGCGAATCCAAGGAGTTCAATCAGCAGTTGGAGTCCACCAATCCGCTGGGATACGAGAAGTTCGACACCAAGCTGGACAAGGCCAAAGAACGGACCGGCCTCAAATCGGCCTGCATCACCTTCGAGACCTCCATCGAGGAGGTGGACACCGTGGTGGCCGTGCTTTGCGCGCCGTTCAGGGGAGGTTCGGTCGGAGCCGCCGAGGGTGAAAAGTTCATCCGCGCCGCCGAACGGGCTACGCGCAAGCGCCAGCCGTTCATCGCCTACGTGCACGGAACGGCGGGTATCCGCATCCAGGAGGGCGTCAACGGAGTCATCCAGATGCCGCGCTGCACCATCGCGGTGCGCCGTTACATCGATGCGGGCGGACTATATCTGGTGCTTTACGACACCAACTCCTACGCCGGGCCTGTAGCCAGCTTCCTGGGCTGTTCCCCGTATCAGTTCGCAGTGCAGTCTTCGAACATCGGGTTTGCCGGCCCCGGGGTTATCTCGGAAACCACGGGACTCACCGTGCCGCCCAACTACCACAAGGCGTATCATGCCCTGTCTCGCGGCCATATCCATGGCATCTGGGACCGCCGGGAGGTCAAGAAGAACCTCCATCAGTCCCTGCTGACCATGGGCGGGCGCAACCTTTACTATCGCTGA
- a CDS encoding biotin/lipoyl-containing protein has translation MLNIKELLDKVKASPYREIVVRAPHTGVVSFAAVKPGEKVHGPRGEFMEKPGTLLAHLTREKNEKPIPAPEKGVIEAVHTQHEGQFVEAGEPLVTIKHYLTRKEVIELILQEALYLFRAPERAKYYFVPEVDQKLKVSGKRSVKVQDGMEFLIVSRMKRETPLTYSGPEGIIYSVYFGRGDNVDEGEPLIGVCPEDQLTVIQDVVARIQSEWEEEA, from the coding sequence GTGCTGAATATCAAAGAGTTGCTCGATAAAGTCAAGGCGTCTCCGTACCGCGAGATCGTGGTTCGCGCCCCGCATACCGGCGTGGTTTCGTTTGCGGCAGTAAAGCCCGGCGAGAAGGTCCATGGCCCGCGCGGCGAGTTTATGGAAAAGCCCGGCACCCTGTTGGCCCACCTGACCCGCGAGAAGAACGAAAAGCCCATCCCGGCACCCGAGAAGGGTGTGATCGAGGCCGTGCACACACAGCACGAAGGGCAGTTCGTTGAGGCGGGCGAGCCGCTGGTGACGATCAAGCATTACCTGACCCGCAAGGAAGTTATCGAACTGATTCTGCAGGAGGCCCTGTATCTGTTCCGCGCTCCGGAGCGCGCGAAGTATTACTTCGTTCCGGAAGTGGACCAGAAGCTCAAGGTCTCGGGCAAGCGCTCGGTCAAGGTCCAGGACGGCATGGAATTTCTCATCGTGTCCCGCATGAAGCGGGAAACCCCTCTGACCTATTCCGGGCCCGAGGGCATCATCTACTCCGTCTACTTCGGCCGCGGCGATAACGTGGATGAGGGCGAGCCTCTCATCGGCGTGTGTCCGGAAGACCAGCTTACTGTTATTCAGGACGTGGTGGCCCGCATTCAGAGCGAGTGGGAAGAAGAGGCGTAG
- the ssb gene encoding single-stranded DNA-binding protein, whose product MAGSLNKVIIVGRVGQDPKVSYTGSGQAVANFSVATDEGYRDRQTGQRVERTEWHRIVAWRQQAEFVGNYISKGRLVMVEGKLQTRKWAGQDGQDRYTTEIVADSIQGLDRAPDGQQPAQQGGYQQQGGYQQQGGYQQQGGGYQQNRPQQNRQQQNGYPQQEEEDLGPAFPSEASGMDDVPF is encoded by the coding sequence ATGGCTGGCAGTTTAAATAAAGTAATCATTGTTGGCCGGGTCGGCCAGGATCCGAAGGTTTCCTACACCGGTTCCGGTCAGGCCGTGGCGAACTTTTCCGTAGCCACGGACGAAGGATACCGTGACCGGCAGACCGGCCAGCGTGTTGAGCGCACCGAATGGCACCGCATCGTGGCCTGGCGTCAGCAGGCCGAGTTCGTGGGCAACTACATCAGCAAGGGCCGCCTGGTCATGGTTGAAGGGAAGCTTCAGACCCGCAAATGGGCGGGCCAGGATGGTCAGGACCGCTACACCACGGAGATCGTGGCTGACAGTATCCAGGGCCTGGACCGCGCTCCGGACGGTCAGCAGCCTGCCCAGCAGGGTGGTTACCAGCAGCAGGGCGGGTACCAGCAGCAAGGTGGCTATCAGCAGCAGGGTGGCGGTTATCAGCAGAATCGTCCGCAGCAGAACCGCCAGCAGCAGAACGGCTATCCGCAGCAGGAGGAAGAGGATCTCGGTCCCGCCTTCCCGTCCGAAGCCAGCGGCATGGACGACGTACCGTTTTAG
- a CDS encoding PaaI family thioesterase has protein sequence MPIQEFIEKGFPFHQLLGVKVDKIDADSVRLHIPFKEELIGHAGSSMIHGGVISTLADICGGFAVWTRCERDDFIATITLSVDYLRPAAARDLYAEATVRLLGNKVGNAHVVIWSEGDPQTHVAEGRGVYNIRRSRK, from the coding sequence ATGCCGATACAAGAATTCATCGAAAAGGGATTTCCCTTTCATCAACTTCTGGGCGTTAAGGTGGACAAGATCGATGCGGATTCGGTCCGGCTACATATACCCTTCAAAGAAGAGTTGATCGGGCATGCTGGGAGCAGCATGATCCATGGCGGTGTCATTTCAACCCTGGCCGATATTTGTGGGGGCTTTGCCGTCTGGACCCGTTGCGAACGAGACGATTTCATCGCCACCATCACGCTCAGCGTGGACTACCTGCGTCCGGCCGCGGCCAGGGATCTGTATGCCGAAGCCACGGTTCGGCTTTTGGGTAACAAGGTCGGCAATGCTCATGTGGTCATTTGGTCCGAGGGCGATCCTCAGACGCATGTGGCCGAGGGACGGGGCGTCTACAACATCCGCAGAAGCAGGAAATAA